The following are encoded together in the Thunnus maccoyii chromosome 18, fThuMac1.1, whole genome shotgun sequence genome:
- the LOC121883734 gene encoding protein phosphatase 1 regulatory subunit 29, translated as MQGASTTSTVLLVIPSLLFFFHFPNMVNGDCWLIEGDKGYVWLAICSQNQPPYETIPQHINNTVHDLRLNENKLKAVLFSSMYRFTNLTDLNLTKNEISYIEDGAFAGQANLQVLQLGYNKLTNLTEGMMRGLGRMQCLFLQHNLIEIIASNAFWECPSLSSIDLSSNKLAHIDPSTFTVLSRLMVCELAANPFHCGCDLYSFLTWLESFNNVTHTYDRLQCETPREMFGFPLLSPIAAGHAGRNAKNILYSRCRNGVMIPGMTSLPPDLDGPSGIGPEMFGAVGPYHQPTTSSSSTEHSFIPSIKLHHVSLSSASLLVQIPRPYSKMYILTQYNHTFVSDVMNLKNKKEMITLNKLKPHTNYTFCVASIRNSQRYNHTCLQFSTRAQNPDEILPTPSTTTHYIMTIVGCLFGMLIVLGLVYYCLRKKRMHDEKKKSICVKKTILEMRYGPEVAAAVANDPSAVHKLQEQSREHHQYQHHHGGKLPMSTSSSSGMLHSANTSSSRLSSIPQVEKMATAFSEAMATSKGNYMDIRSGGAGMERLGDGGHGGMRGEDLRDDDGTDIGDDSDDDGHGSASEISTIAMEVDKVNQIINNCIDALKLDAAAVAASGVSTNPSGSSNPTSPPPTTTSSLTRGLIPLSQGVTETCQVIAPNKIPPPPPLPALNAPLSERPGISGGGFVVSPPYRPPPPANAVRPIQRQMSADAAVVIVNAVKKQCSTTSCGSMGRDRDRGGARVYSLDVPEPRSPDACNQQQQQYQERASPVGCGEPLERLSLVGGMSCGGGGGGGCDSGGVGAHQDNQKPHHCHQKQQQQQQQQQQQQQQQQQQQLEVQQDYHCSEHRHSVPALYYEGSHQGSPAQRVSFLKPLTRSRRDAASYSQLSPAHHHSSYSGYSSSPEYSSESSLRIWERFRPYRKGQRDEACYVTAGNALRKKVQFAKGEDLHDILDYWKGVSAQQKL; from the exons ATGCAGGGTGCTTCTACCACCTCCACTGTCCTTCTTGTTATCCCCTCCCTCCTGTTCTTCTTCCACTTTCCCAACATGGTCAACGGGGACTGCTGGCTCATTGAGGGAGACAAAGGCTATGTGTGGCTGGCCATCTGCAGTCAGAACCAGCCACCGTATGAGACTATCCCACAGCACATCAACAACACGGTCCATGACTTGAGACTGAATGAGAACAAGCTGAAAGCTGTGCTCTTCAGCTCCATGTACCGCTTCACCAACCTGACTGACCTCAACCTCACCAAGAATGAAATCAGCTATATAGAGGACGGAGCCTTTGCAGGACAAGCCAACCTACAG gtTCTTCAACTGGGCTACAACAAGCTGACAAACTTAACTGAGGGTATGATGAGAGGGCTTGGCCGCATGCAATGCCTCTTCCTCCAACACAACCTCATTGAGATTATAGCCAgcaatgcattctgggagtgccCAAGCCTCAGCAGCATTGACCTGTCATCCAACAAACTTGCCCACATTGATCCATCTACATTCACAGTTCTCAGTCGGCTGATGGTGTGCGAACTGGCAGCGAATCCGTTCCATTGTGGCTGTGACCTTTACAGCTTCCTAACTTGGTTGGAGTCCTTCAACAATGTCACACACACCTATGACCGCCTCCAGTGTGAGACGCCTCGGGAGATGTTTGGCTTCCCCTTACTGAGTCCCATCGCTGCTGGCCATGCCGGCCGCAATgccaaaaacattttgtactCCCGCTGTCGAAATGGTGTGATGATTCCAGGGATGACCTCTCTCCCACCAGATCTGGATGGTCCCTCTGGGATCGGACCAGAGATGTTTGGTGCTGTGGGGCCGTACCACCAGCCCACCACCTCTTCCTCATCTACTGAACACAGCTTCATTCCCAGTATCAAGCTCCATCATGTCTCTTTGTCATCAGCTTCACTTCTTGTGCAGATTCCAAGGCCCTACAGCAAAATGTATATTCTAACACAGTACAACCAcacatttgtgtctgatgtcaTGAACTTGAAGAACAAAAAGGAGATGATCACCCTCAACAAGCTCAAGCCGCACACCAATTACACCTTCTGCGTAGCATCCATTCGCAACTCTCAACGTTACAATCACACCTGCCTCCAGTTTTCCACTCGCGCTCAAAATCCAGATGAGATTCTCCCCACACCGTCGACCACTACTCACTACATAATGACCATTGTGGGCTGCCTTTTTGGCATGCTCATTGTTTTAGGCCTGGTCTACTATTGTCTGCGTAAGAAACGCATGCATGACGAGAAGAAGAAGTCCATCTGTGTCAAGAAAACTATACTGGAAATGCGCTATGGACCGGAGGTGGCAGCAGCCGTGGCAAATGATCCATCAGCAGTCCACAAACTTCAGGAGCAGTCCAGAGAACATCACCAGTATCAGCACCACCATGGAGGCAAACTTCCCATGTCCACATCTTCTAGCTCTGGAATGCTCCACTCAGCCAATACCAGTTCCTCCAGACTTTCCTCTATCCCACAGGTGGAAAAGATGGCCACTGCTTTTTCAGAGGCCATGGCTACAAGTAAAGGAAACTATATGGATATCAGAAGTGGAGGAGCAGGGATGGAGAGGTTGGGAGATGGTGGGCACGGAGGGATGCGGGGAGAAGACTTGAGGGACGATGATGGGACTGATATTGGGGATGACTCAGATGATGATGGACATGGCTCTGCATCAGAGATCTCCACCATTGCCATGGAGGTGGACAAGGTTAACCAGATCATTAACAACTGTATTGATGCACTGAAACTGGACGCAGCAGCCGTTGCTGCTTCAGGGGTCTCTACTAACCCTTCAGGCTCCTCCAATCCCACCTCCCCTCCACCTACAACCACGTCCTCCCTTACTCGTGGCCTAATCCCACTCTCCCAAGGGGTGACAGAGACGTGCCAAGTCATTGCTCCCAACAAAattccacctccacctccacttcCTGCCTTGAATGCCCCTCTCTCTGAGCGCCCAGGGATCAGTGGTGGTGGCTTTGTGGTCAGTCCCCCCTACAGGCCCCCTCCTCCAGCCAATGCTGTACGTCCCATTCAGCGACAAATGAGTGCAGATGCAGCTGTGGTTATTGTAAATGCTGTCAAGAAACAGTGCAGCACCACCTCTTGTGGCTCCATGGGTCGAGATAGGGACCGTGGAGGAGCTAGAGTATATAGCCTGGATGTTCCTGAGCCTAGGAGCCCAGATGCCTGTaatcagcaacagcagcagtacCAAGAACGGGCCAGTCCAGTTGGCTGTGGGGAGCCCCTGGAGAGGCTGTCTTTAGTAGGGGGTATGAGCTGCGGtggagggggtggtggtggttgcGACAGTGGTGGTGTTGGTGCCCATCAGGACAACCAGAAGCCACACCATTGCCAtcaaaagcaacaacaacaacaacaacaacaacaacagcaacagcagcagcagcagcagcagcagctggaggtgcAGCAGGACTACCACTGCTCGGAGCACCGCCACTCCGTCCCAGCTCTCTACTATGAAGGCTCCCACCAGGGCTCCCCAGCCCAGAGGGTTTCCTTCCTAAAGCCGCTGACGCGCTCCCGTAGGGATGCAGCATCTTACTCCCAGCTTTCGCCTGCTCACCACCATTCCAGTTACTCTGGCTACTCCTCCAGCCCAGAGTACTCCTCAGAGAGCTCACTGCGGATCTGGGAGCGCTTTCGTCCCTATCGTAAAGGCCAGCGTGATGAGGCCTGTTATGTGACGGCCGGAAATGCCCTTCGAAAAAAGGTGCAGTTCGCTAAAGGCGAGGACCTGCATGACATCCTTGATTATTGGAAGGGTGTGTCAGCACAGCAGAAGCTTTGA